The following is a genomic window from Psychrobacter immobilis.
TTGAGAAACTCAACGTAACCAAAATCGTGAACCGCTAATATAGGCCCAATGCCAATATCGGTAGCGGTCGTCACTTCTAACCCTAACGCTGCTGGTGCTTTTAAGAACTCAACCATACGCTCTGGTATTTCTAACGGCTCATGCATCTTTCCATAAGAGAAATAAGGTAATGGTCTATGTAGACTTAGATTTTCATGGATATATATTTTCATGCTTAACATTCCTTTGTTTAACATTTTTCCAACGGTGTTTGTTCGATGCTTAACTAAACAATGCCATCGGCTTTTAGCTTAGCAATCATGTCGCTGTCGTAGCCCAAATCAGCAAGCGTACTCTCGGTATGCTCGCTCAACTTCGGTGGCGGTGACCGATAAGTGACGGGTGATGCAGATAGTTTGATTGGACTACCAAGTGCTCTTACCGGACTGCCTTGCGTGGCAAAATCAACCACCATCTCGCGTGCCAGCGCTTGTGGCATGGCCAAGGCCTCAGCGATATTATGAATCGCTCCGCACGGAATACCTGCTTGATCTAAAACTTCTAACCAATAAGTGCGTGGTTGCTCGGCAAATTTATTACTCAGCTCATCACACAGCAGCTCGCGGTTGGCAACGCGTTGTGGATTGATCCTAAAGCGCTCATCGCTATGCCAATCAACTGCAAGCACATCACAAAGTTTGGCAAACTGACTGTCATTGCCGCAAGCTAAGATAAAGTGCGCCTCCCCCTGACCTGCAAACACTTGATAAGGCACGATATTGGGATGCTGATTGCCAAGTCTTGGCGGGACTTTGTCGGATGCCAAATGGTTCATACCAACATTAGCCAGCATGGCAAGCGCACTATCTAAAAGTGCAACGTCTACCTGTTGCCCTAACCCCGTAATCTCACGAGCAATCAAAGCCGCTTGAATACCAATCGTCAGCTGCAATCCTGCAAACAAATCGACCACTGCGACGCCAACTTTATGCGGTTCGCCATCGCTCGGACCCGTGATACTCATCAGTCCTGACAACCCCTGAATAATATAGTCGTAACCAGGGCGCGCGGCATCTGGACCTGTTTGACCAAACCCTGTCAATGACGCATAAATAAGGCGCGGATTGTCTTGTTTTAGACTGTCATAATCTAATCCATATTTTTTCAAACCGCCCACTTTGAAATTTTCTACCAAGATATCACTATCAGTGGCCAGTTTCTTAATGATGGCCTGCCCTGCAGGCGTGGTGATATCGACGGTGAGAGATTTTTTATTACGATTGATGGTAGCGTAGTAAGCAGAGGTGTCATCGCTGAATGTTGGCGGCGCCCAGTGGCGCGTTTCATCACCGATATGCGGACGTTCAACCTTGATGACTTCAGCGCCCAAATCTGCAAGTACTTGGGTACAAGAAGGACCTGCCAATACTCTCGATAAGTCGAGCACTTTGATACCGTATAATGCACCTTTTGGCATATCCGTCATAATAATCCCTTATTGTATGGCGTATTTTTGATAATAAAATTGTTATTTATGATGTAATTGCTAAGCAGTTAAATCATGAATAACAACTGAAAAACGTACGTTACTGCTTATATATGCTTCGTAAAAAGCCAAACAATAACGTACGTCATAGAATACAGTTGCACCAAACATTTTTAGCTAAAAACGCTTAAAAGAATGATTGAATACCTGTCTGCGCACGACCTAAGATAAGCGCATGGATATCATGTGTGCCCTCATAAGTGTTGACCGCTTCCAAGTTCATGACGTGACGAATGACATGGAACTCATCAGAGATACCATTACCACCATGCATGTCACGAGAAATACGTGCGATATCTAGTGCCTTGCCACAGTTATTACGCTTAATCAGTGAAATCATCTCAGGCGCTGCGTTGTCTTCATCCATCAAACGACCGACACGTAGTGCCGCTTGTAGACCCAAGGTGATTTCAGTCTGCATATTGGCCAGCTTTAGCTGTACCAGCTGCGTTGCGGCTAGCGGACGACCAAACTGCTTACGATCTAGCGTATATTGACGCGCCCCTTTCCAACAGAATTCAGCCGCGCCCATCGCGCCCCATGCGATACCATAACGGGCTTTATTTAAGCAGCCAAATGGACCTTTTAGTCCACGGATGTCTGGGAAAGCATTGGCCTCAGGGACAAATACCTTGTCCATAACGATTTCACCCGTGACTGAAGCACGTAATGAAAATTTACCTTCAATTTTCGGCGCTGATAAACCCTTCATACCTTTATCTAAGATGAAACCACGAATCTCACCAGCATCATCTTTTGCCCATACGACAAACACATCAGCGATAGGACTGTTGGTAATCCACATTTTATTACCCGTCAGCTCATAACCGCCGTCCACTGCACGCGCACGCGTCGACATCGAGGCTGGATCTGACCCTGAATCTGGTTCTGTCAGACCAAAACAGCCGACATATTCGCCAGTGGCAAGCTTAGGCAAGTATCTCTCTCTTTGCTCTTCGGTACCGTATGCATGAATAGGATGCATAACCAAGCTTGACTGCACGCTCATCGCTGAACGATAACCTGAGTCAACGGCTTCGATTTCTTTGGCAATTAGACCGTAAGCAACACTAGATAAACCGGCACAACCATAACCTTCAATCGTGACACCAAGCAGACCCATTTCACCCATTTGACGCATGATATTACGGTCAAAATTCTCGTTACGATTGGCTTCAACAATGCCAGGCATCAGCTCTTTTTGAAAAAACTGACGAGCGCTGTCCGTGACCATGCGCTCTTCATCAGTCAACTGGTCGCGTAATAAAAACGGATCTTCCCAATCGAAACTTGGACGCGTAGATGTTGCCATGTGGATCTCCTTGATGTCAGTCTTCCTGACCGACGAGTAGTGATTAATGAGTAAATTGACTGCACAGGTTATTGACTTACTTATTCCGCTGTGCGAAACTCAGTTTCATAGTTTAAAACCATTTAAGCAAAGTTTCGGGTCGCTGTAAACCTTTATCAAATAAAATGAGCATAAAATGACAAAAAACATATCGGCAGCTCCGCCACTACTCGATCGAATGACCACCATTCTTGAGCAAAGTAAGGACGATAATGATCGACAGTTCGTTACCGCACTGGGTCGCGGTCTGTCTTTACTCGCAGCATTTGAACATGATGATCGACTCACCCATCAGCAATTGTGTCAGATGACAGATCTGCCAAAGGCAACTATTACTCGCCTTATCCATACCTTAACCACGCTTGGATTTTTACGTGTCACTGAGCACGGACAGTATCAACTAGGCAGTAGTGCAGTGCGACTTAGCGCCACTGCATGGAGTCGTCACGACATGGTGTCGGCAGCTGAGCCATTACTGCGACAGTTCGCTAGTGAAAACGAAGTCTCTGTGAATTTAGCAACCGAAGTCGAAGGAGAAATGCGCTATCACGTTTGTTGTCGTAGCCCTGCTCGCCTATCGGTAAATTTGCAAGTTGGCTCGGCAGTGCCCGTCGCCCGTACTGCGATTGGACGCGCTTTTTATGCGGCTAGCTCGCCAGCGAGACAGACTGTCATTGAAGGTAATTTAAAAGAGCATTTATCTACAGAAGATTATAACCATGCGCAGTCTGCTCTATCTGACGCCGCAGAGCATTATAAAGCGCATGGCTATACAGTATCAGACGGTGAGTTTTCTACCGATATATTGGCCGTGGCTATTGGTGTCTTTGATGTTGCCACTGGGCAGTATGCGTATTCGCTTAATGCCAGTGTGCCAAGTGCCAACTGGAAAAGTGAAGATTATGCCGCAACGATTGTACCTAAGTTGCAGGCGTTGGCGGAGCGGATTGGCAGTGGTGTTTAAAAGAGAACAAATGATAAATCTATAGTACAAGCATCATGGCTTAGTTGATGGGTTTTGTCTTATGAAAGATGCTTTATTTTAACTCATCAAACCGCAGCCCAAATTTCAGCAGATACTTACGCAATCTGTCGCTATCGTTCGGGATTTTTAGCTTATCGCGTGAGTTGGCATACAGATAGCGCCCAGCCGCCGCTTGGTTTTTATGACGTATACACACCTCAATCACATACGCCAGTTGCACCGCATCAAACGGATCAATAGTTGTCAGAATCTCTTCATCGAGATATTTTCTTAAAATATTATGGCTACCCTGTTCAATAGTGTCACTATTTAAAACGGAGTCAGAGCCATTATTACTTAGGCTACTTTTGTTCGCGTTATTGCCTTTACTATCACTACCTAACCTATTCAATCCATCCAAGCTGTCAGGCAAATCCCAAAGATGCGTTAAGCGCTCAATCTCCGCTTGCACATCATCATTGCGAATAACTTTACTCTCAGCAAGTGTAGTCAAACGAATCATACTGGCAGTCAAATCACGAAAGTTCCCCTGCCATGTTGCATCCACACTCATCGCAAAAGATTCATACAGCTGCCTTGCCTCTGGGGTAAATCGATACTGCTGCTGTTGCTCGCTACCCAAGCGCGCCAGTTCATAATCGATATTGGCAGGTAAGTCTTCTAACCTGTCTTTGAGTGATGGCAAAAAGAACGTCCACGTATTGAGACGCGCAAATAAATCCGCCCGAAACTCACCATTAGCGACCGCTTGCCGCAAGTCTTTATTGGTACCTGCCATCAGCTGAAACGACACGCTAATCGGCGTATCACTACCGAGCGGATAAAAGCGCTGCTCCTCCAATGCAGTCAGTAGCATCGCTTGCTCATCAAGCCCCAACTCACCGATTTCATCTAAAAATAATAAACCACCATCGGCTGATTTTAGCAGGCCATCACGGCTCGTCGCAGCGCCCGTAAATGCACCTTTGACATGACCGAATAGCACACTCATGGCAGTGTCACCACGTAGCGTGGCGCAGTTGACCTCGACGAATTGTTCAAGCGTGTTTTTACCTTGCGTGCTGCTGGCTTTGGCTTTTTTAAGCGCGTAGATTTGGCCTGCCAATTGTGACTTGCCCGCCCCTGTTGCGCCCATCAGTAATATGGGTGCAGTTGAGCGGGTTGCGACCTTTTCGATATTGGAGATAAGCTTTTGATAAGCGGCATTTTGGGTGACTAAATTGGCTTGTAAGGTTTGCCAATGTTGCTGCTTTTCTGCCTCAAAACGCTCGCGCAAGCCATCATAGCGTGAGACATCCAAGTCAATCATTTGATAGCGCCCTTGCGGATCCGCTTGGTCGGGTCTTGGGCAAGGCGAGGTCTGAATCAAATCAGCAGGAATAAAGCCCGCCTCTACCAACAAAAACCAGCAAATCTGCACCACGTGCGTACCCGTGGTCAGATGCAGCAAGTAATCGGTATTGTCCTGAAAATCAAACCCTGCGGCAAAGTCATACAGCTCAGCATAAACATCGGCAAAATCCCAAGGACTGGTCAACGCTACGTGATGACCAATAACGGTAGTGTTCGGACTAACTTGTGCCACGTCATTCTTAATTATTTTAAACAGCCGCTTATCACGCTTGCTATACAAGATATGCAGCTCATCAACGAGCAGCTCATCATGCAGACCCAAACTGACGGTTGGACGCCAACGTTGCCAACGCTTGTCATTAAAGCCATTGTCTAAAGTAGTGCCGAGGAAACCGATGACGGCGGTTTTGTTGTTTGGATCACTGTTCATAATATTACTTATCACTGATTATCATTAATAAATAGTATATTATTTTCTATCTAGTTAGATATATTTCTATATATTTTTAGCTCATGATTAAACAATCTTTTCCTTTTGAAAAGTATATAGAAATTAAACCATTTATTATCAGTTACTTAAAAAATAATTTCTAGCAGTTAAAAAACTTGGCACGCCCTTAGCATTATATAGAGTAAGAATTATCTTTCATAATAAACACACTTCGCAATGCTAAGGAAAATGCCATGCAACCAACTACTCATAATATTATTCAAGACGGTGGAACGCCTATCAGACTTTGGACCAAGGGCGTCCCTGTTGACCCAAAAGCGCACGAGCAATTGATCAAAGCCTCAAAAATGCCGTTTGTATATAAATGGCTTGCGGTGATGCCTGATGTACACGTTGGGATTGGCGCGACCATCGGTACGGTATTGCCCACCAAAGACGCGATTATTCCGGCTGCCGTTGGCGTCGATATCGGCTGCGGAATGATGGCAGTACAAACCACCCTAACCGCAAAAGATTTGCCAGATAGCTTGCTTGGTCTGCGTACCGAGCTTGAAAAAGCAATTCCACATGGTCGTAGTAAAACGCGGGGTCGCGGTTCACATCGTGATGTGGGCGCGTGGGCAAACCCTGACGACACGGTAATGAACGGTTGGGGAACTCTGGTTGATGACTTTAATTATATAACCCAAAAGCACCCTAAACTTAAAAATACTAATAACCTTAACCATTTGGGTACGCTGGGTACGGGGAATCATTTTGTCGAGGTGTGCCTTGATGAAGCCAACCAAGTTTGGATCATGCTGCACTCAGGCTCACGCGGTGTGGGTAACGCCATTGGTCGCTACTTTATTGAGTTGGCACGTGAGGACATGCGCAAGTGGTTTATCAATTTGCCAGATAAAGATTTGGCCTACTTTGCCGAGGGTACAGAGCACTTTGATGATTATTGGTTTGCGGTTGGTTGGGCGCAGCGTTTTGCTTTCAAAAACCGCGAAATCATGATGGAAAAAGCCATCAAAGCGCTACACCAAATCATACCTAAGCCGTTTGATGCTGCCGTAAAAGCGGTGAACTGTCATCACAACTATGTGGCTAAAGAAGAGCATTACGGCGAAGAAGTATTTGTGACCCGTAAAGGCGCTGTCCGTGCCCGTGTTGGTGAATACGGAATCATTCCGGGGTCAATGGGTGCCAAATCATTCATCGTGCGTGGTAAAGGGAACGAAGAGTCGTTTTGCTCTTGCTCGCATGGTGCAGGTCGAGTGATGTCACGCACTGAAGCGAAAAAGGTATTTACAGTCGCCGATCAAATTGCACAGACTGCGGGTGTAGAATGCCGAAAGGATGCGGATGTGATTGATGAGATTCCAGCGGCCTATAAAAACATTGATGATGTGATGCAAGCACAAAGTGATTTGGTAGAAGTGGTACATACCTTGCGGCAGGTGGTTTGTGTTAAGGGGTGAGAAGCGCCACTAATCATTGTAAATTTAGAATTATTTGAGGTATACATGAAGATAGAAGATTTTAAATTAGAATACTTGGAGATGTATTATATATCTCCAGAATCTTTCAAAGATGAAACTGAATCAGAACCATACTGCTCAACATTTATAAGTTTTGCGAGACAAGACTTAGAAGACTCTCAAGACTTAAGAGGTATATGTAATGCTATCTCAAATTCGAAACGAGCTTTACATAGACGTGTTGATACCCTTTGTAATTCTTTAGGATATAGTCTATATAAACAATCGAAAAATAACTTTCCTTCGAAACTTGAGTATTTAGGTAAATGTGGCGTGATAACACCTCAAATCTTGTATAGGCTAAATACAATAAGAAATAAAATTGAGCATGATTATGAAGCAATAGAATATTCAGAAGCTGAAAATTATATCGATATCATTGAGTTATTTTTAGTTGCTACGAGCATTTTCCTGAAAAATTATCCTGATAGTATGTATGGTGACTTAATGGACTTTGAAGAATTTACAGAAAGAGATATTTACAAAAACCTTCCTCAAGAAATCGGTTTCAATGTAAATTTTGAAAAAGGTGAATTATCTCTAAAATTTTACGGCAAGCAATCAGGTCAAAGACAAATCCTTATATCTGATGGTGAATACTTTGAGTGGCTTCATTGCCTTATGTTTAATTATTTTGGAAGCTATTGAAGGCTGTTATGATTTAAAGGTAAGAATAAAGAACTTTGATACATAAGAGAGTACCAAAATGAAGCTCGCAGAGGCCCTACTCATTTGCCAATAAAGATAATAAATACTCATGACTAAAACAAAACCAAAAACCCTAAAAATTGACGGCAGCTCAGGCGAAGGTGGCGGGCAAATCATTCGCACTGCCCTATCGTTATCTATGCTCACAGGCACACCAATCGAGATCACCAATATTCGTGCTGGAAGAGCTAAATCTGGATTGATGCGTCAGCACTTGATGTGCGTACAAGCCTCGCAGCAAATATCAGACGCTACCGTGGCAGGTGCAGCGTTGGGTAGCTCATCGTTTCGCTTTGCACCTAATGCGATTCAATCTGGTGATTACCATTTTGATATTGGTTCAGCTGGCAGTACAAGTCTCGTGCTACAAACGCTACTCCCTGCCCTACTTTTTGCCAATACCAACACACAAACGGTATCAACCGTAACAATAAAAGGCGGCACGCACAATCCACTCGCGCCAACCACGGACTTCCTACAGCAAGCGTTCGTCCCTGCATTAGCGAAATTGGGTATGCACGTGGGTATCGAATGCGTGCAAGCAGGGTTTGCGCCTATTGGTGGCGGCATGATTAAAGCGACGATAACGCCATTTATGCGCCGTGCGAATACGCCACCCTTACAGCTAACCAAGCGTGGAGAGCTTATCGGCATAGAGCTGGCTGCGAATACATTAAATTTAGAATACGATATTTGCAAACGTGAGCTTGCCAGTGCTCAAGCATCATTGGTTGAAGCAGGTATTGATAAGACACTAATTACGACTAAAAGCTTTAAATTGCAAGGCATTGGTGAAGGCAATAGCTGTTATGCACAAGTCACTCATGAGGTTTCTGACACCCAAAATCATAAAGAACATCACTCCGAGGTGTTCACTTTATTAGGAGAGAAACGCAGCTCGGCGGAAAAGATAGGTTGTCGTTTATCAGGCTTAGTCAAATGTTATGTATTTAACACCGACTCACTGGTCAATGAATACTTAACCGACCAATTACTCTTACCGTTGGCATTAGCAGGCGGTGGCGAGTTTACCGCGCGTGTCGTTAGTAAGCACACTGAAACCCAAGCATGGCTCATTCAGCAATTTTTGCCCGTTGAGATTAAGCTTACAGTGATCGATGAGCAGAAAACTTTGGTACAAGTTGTCTGTTAAAATCACGCCACTAGCAACATCAACAGTAGCACTCTGTTACCCAATTACTGCTATGCAGTGATATCATATGTGTATGATGTAGGCGATAAATCTGAGCGCTTTGTCAGTGTCTAACAATAATGGTCATAAGAGGGTGGTTTTTACCCTACTCTCTCTTTAAATCATTGTCACCTTTTTAATATTTATGTATTACTGTTGAGTGTAGCCATGCCCCAATCTCGTACCAATCTAAATCCTGAACCTAAAACCAACTCTCCGTATTTGGTCGGCTTATTGCTGCGTTATAGTACCTTTGGCGCTGCTATATTAATATTTTTAGCAGGTCTACTATTGCTAAATTGGTGGTTAATTATTCTCGGTGGGTTTGGGGTATGCTTGGGAATTTATGACGTCATACAATCAAAGCATGCTATTTTGAAAAACTATCCAGTTGCCGGACATATTCGTTATGTGCTTGAAGACTTTCGTCCTGAAATTCGTCAATATTTACTAGAAAATGACAAAGAGCAAGTACCGTTTTCACGCCAGCAGCGAGCGCTAATCTACCAACGTGCTAAGAATGTTAGTGACACCAATGCCTTTGGTACGCTAGATAATTTATACACCAATGGTAAAGAATGGTTTTTACAATCAGCGATTAGCCAACCTCTAGAAAACAAAGATTTTCGTATTATGGTCGGCGGTGAGCGGTGTCAGCAGCCGCATGATATGTCGGTATTTAATATCTCGGCGATGAGCTTTGGCAGCTTATCGGCTAACGCGATTATGGCGCTCAATCAAGGCGCAAAAATGGGCGGCTTTACTCATGATACGGGTGAAGGAGCTATCAGCCCTTATCATCGTAAGTTCGGTGGTGATTTAATTTGGGAGCTAGGTACAGGGTATTTTGGTTGCCGTGATGATAGTGGCAATTTTGACCCGCAGTCTTTTGCCGAAAAAGCGGTTGATCCACAAGTAAAAATGATTGAAATTAAATTATCCCAAGGGGCAAAACCTGGTAAAGGTGGCGTGCTACCCGCGGAGAAAATCACCCAAGAAATCGCTGATACCCGTCAAGTACCGACAGGTCAAGATTGTGTGTCGCCCTCGTCGCATACAGCCTTTAGCACCCCGCGAGAATTGGTGGCTTTTTGGCAACAACTGCGTGAGTTGTCAGGCGGCAAACCTGTGGGCTTCAAACTTTGTGTTGGTCAGCCTTGGCAGTTTATGGCGATTGTGAAAGCCATGATTGAAACCGATAACTACCCTGATTTCATCGTCATCGATGGCGCAGAAGGCGGTACTGGTGCGGCTCCTGTCGAATTCATGGACAATGTCGGCATGCCAATGGTTGAAGGATTTTTATTAATACACAATACTTTGGTCGGCGCAGGCATTCGCGATAAAATCAAACTTGGCGTGAGCGGTAAAATCGTCTCTGGTTTCGATATTGCCCGTATGATTGCCTTGGGCGCAGACTGGTGTAATTCAGCGCGCGGCTTTATGTTTGCTGTTGGCTGTATTCAATCACGTTCGTGCCATACCAACACTTGCCCGACTGGCGTTGCCACCCAAGACCCGTATCGTCAAAAAGCGCTGGATGTACCAAGCAAAGCTGAGCGTGTCGCAAGCTTCCATAAAAACACCCTGAAATCCCTAGCCAGTATCGTCGGTGCGGTCGGCTTACAACACCCAAGCCAATTACAACCGTATCATATCGCGCGCCGCCTCGATGATGGGCAGATAAAACTATTATCGAAGTTCTTTTATTTTACTGATAAGGGAGCGCTACTCAATAATAGTGCCCGCGCAGATGTGTTTAATCAGATGTGGGTCATGGCGAACCCGGATAGCTTTTTAGCCAATGATGATGCCCTCATTGCTTATAATAAAGACTCACGGGATAAAGGTAGAGAAACCACCACATCGGTGGAACAGAGCCTTGGCAACTTTGCAAGTATCACAGGCGGTGGGCAGTTAATCGGTAACGTCAACAATACTTTTCGCGAATTTCCGCCTAGCAGTGATTGAGATTTAGCGATCAAAAATCCGTGAGCCCTGACTATTTGTATCTCACTCCATACTATAAAAGATATATCATTGATGCCAAATTTCGCTCTTCCCTTACCTTTAGGAGCAGTCGCCCTACTGTTGCTAAGTGTCAGTGCTTGCCAACCGATAAGCACTGATGCTGCTGACAACAAGATACAAAAATGGTCGTGTCAGACTCAAGATGCACTATTTTCTTATAGTGTTTGTAGCATTGATGCTGAAGCTTTGACGGATGGCCGCTACTCATTGAAATTGTTTTGGCAGCAGCCTGATAGTACGAAATCGTTGCTCACCTTTGAGACGTTATTAGCCACATTGCCCTCCAATCAATCGCTGAGCTTTGCCATGAATGCCGGCATGTACAATGAGAACTATGCACCGATTGGCTATACCATCATTGATGGTGAAGAGATCAAATCGCTAA
Proteins encoded in this region:
- the rtcA gene encoding RNA 3'-terminal phosphate cyclase; the protein is MTKTKPKTLKIDGSSGEGGGQIIRTALSLSMLTGTPIEITNIRAGRAKSGLMRQHLMCVQASQQISDATVAGAALGSSSFRFAPNAIQSGDYHFDIGSAGSTSLVLQTLLPALLFANTNTQTVSTVTIKGGTHNPLAPTTDFLQQAFVPALAKLGMHVGIECVQAGFAPIGGGMIKATITPFMRRANTPPLQLTKRGELIGIELAANTLNLEYDICKRELASAQASLVEAGIDKTLITTKSFKLQGIGEGNSCYAQVTHEVSDTQNHKEHHSEVFTLLGEKRSSAEKIGCRLSGLVKCYVFNTDSLVNEYLTDQLLLPLALAGGGEFTARVVSKHTETQAWLIQQFLPVEIKLTVIDEQKTLVQVVC
- a CDS encoding RtcB family protein, translated to MQPTTHNIIQDGGTPIRLWTKGVPVDPKAHEQLIKASKMPFVYKWLAVMPDVHVGIGATIGTVLPTKDAIIPAAVGVDIGCGMMAVQTTLTAKDLPDSLLGLRTELEKAIPHGRSKTRGRGSHRDVGAWANPDDTVMNGWGTLVDDFNYITQKHPKLKNTNNLNHLGTLGTGNHFVEVCLDEANQVWIMLHSGSRGVGNAIGRYFIELAREDMRKWFINLPDKDLAYFAEGTEHFDDYWFAVGWAQRFAFKNREIMMEKAIKALHQIIPKPFDAAVKAVNCHHNYVAKEEHYGEEVFVTRKGAVRARVGEYGIIPGSMGAKSFIVRGKGNEESFCSCSHGAGRVMSRTEAKKVFTVADQIAQTAGVECRKDADVIDEIPAAYKNIDDVMQAQSDLVEVVHTLRQVVCVKG
- a CDS encoding IclR family transcriptional regulator, giving the protein MTKNISAAPPLLDRMTTILEQSKDDNDRQFVTALGRGLSLLAAFEHDDRLTHQQLCQMTDLPKATITRLIHTLTTLGFLRVTEHGQYQLGSSAVRLSATAWSRHDMVSAAEPLLRQFASENEVSVNLATEVEGEMRYHVCCRSPARLSVNLQVGSAVPVARTAIGRAFYAASSPARQTVIEGNLKEHLSTEDYNHAQSALSDAAEHYKAHGYTVSDGEFSTDILAVAIGVFDVATGQYAYSLNASVPSANWKSEDYAATIVPKLQALAERIGSGV
- a CDS encoding FMN-binding glutamate synthase family protein gives rise to the protein MPQSRTNLNPEPKTNSPYLVGLLLRYSTFGAAILIFLAGLLLLNWWLIILGGFGVCLGIYDVIQSKHAILKNYPVAGHIRYVLEDFRPEIRQYLLENDKEQVPFSRQQRALIYQRAKNVSDTNAFGTLDNLYTNGKEWFLQSAISQPLENKDFRIMVGGERCQQPHDMSVFNISAMSFGSLSANAIMALNQGAKMGGFTHDTGEGAISPYHRKFGGDLIWELGTGYFGCRDDSGNFDPQSFAEKAVDPQVKMIEIKLSQGAKPGKGGVLPAEKITQEIADTRQVPTGQDCVSPSSHTAFSTPRELVAFWQQLRELSGGKPVGFKLCVGQPWQFMAIVKAMIETDNYPDFIVIDGAEGGTGAAPVEFMDNVGMPMVEGFLLIHNTLVGAGIRDKIKLGVSGKIVSGFDIARMIALGADWCNSARGFMFAVGCIQSRSCHTNTCPTGVATQDPYRQKALDVPSKAERVASFHKNTLKSLASIVGAVGLQHPSQLQPYHIARRLDDGQIKLLSKFFYFTDKGALLNNSARADVFNQMWVMANPDSFLANDDALIAYNKDSRDKGRETTTSVEQSLGNFASITGGGQLIGNVNNTFREFPPSSD
- a CDS encoding acyl-CoA dehydrogenase; this translates as MATSTRPSFDWEDPFLLRDQLTDEERMVTDSARQFFQKELMPGIVEANRNENFDRNIMRQMGEMGLLGVTIEGYGCAGLSSVAYGLIAKEIEAVDSGYRSAMSVQSSLVMHPIHAYGTEEQRERYLPKLATGEYVGCFGLTEPDSGSDPASMSTRARAVDGGYELTGNKMWITNSPIADVFVVWAKDDAGEIRGFILDKGMKGLSAPKIEGKFSLRASVTGEIVMDKVFVPEANAFPDIRGLKGPFGCLNKARYGIAWGAMGAAEFCWKGARQYTLDRKQFGRPLAATQLVQLKLANMQTEITLGLQAALRVGRLMDEDNAAPEMISLIKRNNCGKALDIARISRDMHGGNGISDEFHVIRHVMNLEAVNTYEGTHDIHALILGRAQTGIQSFF
- the rtcR gene encoding RNA repair transcriptional activator RtcR, encoding MNSDPNNKTAVIGFLGTTLDNGFNDKRWQRWRPTVSLGLHDELLVDELHILYSKRDKRLFKIIKNDVAQVSPNTTVIGHHVALTSPWDFADVYAELYDFAAGFDFQDNTDYLLHLTTGTHVVQICWFLLVEAGFIPADLIQTSPCPRPDQADPQGRYQMIDLDVSRYDGLRERFEAEKQQHWQTLQANLVTQNAAYQKLISNIEKVATRSTAPILLMGATGAGKSQLAGQIYALKKAKASSTQGKNTLEQFVEVNCATLRGDTAMSVLFGHVKGAFTGAATSRDGLLKSADGGLLFLDEIGELGLDEQAMLLTALEEQRFYPLGSDTPISVSFQLMAGTNKDLRQAVANGEFRADLFARLNTWTFFLPSLKDRLEDLPANIDYELARLGSEQQQQYRFTPEARQLYESFAMSVDATWQGNFRDLTASMIRLTTLAESKVIRNDDVQAEIERLTHLWDLPDSLDGLNRLGSDSKGNNANKSSLSNNGSDSVLNSDTIEQGSHNILRKYLDEEILTTIDPFDAVQLAYVIEVCIRHKNQAAAGRYLYANSRDKLKIPNDSDRLRKYLLKFGLRFDELK
- a CDS encoding CaiB/BaiF CoA transferase family protein, whose product is MTDMPKGALYGIKVLDLSRVLAGPSCTQVLADLGAEVIKVERPHIGDETRHWAPPTFSDDTSAYYATINRNKKSLTVDITTPAGQAIIKKLATDSDILVENFKVGGLKKYGLDYDSLKQDNPRLIYASLTGFGQTGPDAARPGYDYIIQGLSGLMSITGPSDGEPHKVGVAVVDLFAGLQLTIGIQAALIAREITGLGQQVDVALLDSALAMLANVGMNHLASDKVPPRLGNQHPNIVPYQVFAGQGEAHFILACGNDSQFAKLCDVLAVDWHSDERFRINPQRVANRELLCDELSNKFAEQPRTYWLEVLDQAGIPCGAIHNIAEALAMPQALAREMVVDFATQGSPVRALGSPIKLSASPVTYRSPPPKLSEHTESTLADLGYDSDMIAKLKADGIV